The DNA sequence ATCCTCATATCCACCTTCCACTGTAAGCTTGCCTGATCCTGTTAAATTTATATCTCCTTCGCTGTAAACAGCCGCATCGTAAGCATTATCCTCACTTGAGGAATTCTCATCCTGAGTATTTGCAGCTCTCATATCGCTTATCTTATTATCGCTGCCATCAACCAGGTTGATATTTATATTTCCGCTCTTTCCGACTATCGGTGCATCTGATGAATTTGATATTGTAAAATTATCAAGATTTAAGTTTACATCTCCGTCTGCACTTACCACTATCTGTCCTTCACTCAAATTGCCTTTTAATCGATAATTTCCCGCCTTACTTATTGTAATGATATTTCCCTCGCTGCTTGCTCCTTCTCCGTTTATAGAAACTGTATTATTATCAATTTTTATACTTGTTTCATTCCCTTGAGTTTTCTCACTTTTACTGTTAGTTACATTTGCTCTTACTGTTGCCGCACTTGCATCCTGTGATGCATTGCAGGCACCAAGTCCAAGCATAAGTCCCATTCCCATTAAGGAGAATGCAATATTTCTGTTTATCTTCTTATTATCTGTTATTTTACTTTTCATAAGCTCCTCATTTCTCTTATACTAATTTTATTTTCAAAGTAATGTTTTCCTTTGATGCATTAAGAATACAAAAGTAAACTGAAATGAAACTGAAAAAAACAGGCTAATTTGTGAAAAATATGTGAAAAAAAGCCTTACAAACAAGTAAAACTTGAATGTAAGACTTTTAGCTATTCAAACCATGCTACCGCTCTTATGGGTGAGCCGTCACATTTTTCTATTTTTAGTGGAAAGCAGCTAAACCAAAACAGATCATTTACACACTGCTCCAAATTGGTGAGATTTTCTATATTAATAATGTCACTATTTTCAAAAAGCTTCTTATGCCTTGTAAGATTTTCATCTGCAATAGGATCAAGACCTATAACATCAAAACCTATTCCCTTGTATTTGCCCTTTAAAATATATTCCATTACCTCATCATCAATACAGGGATAATCACCAAAGTACTCATCACTTCCCCATTTTTTATCCCAACCCAAATTAAAAAGAAGAAAATCCACCCTTTCAATCTTATCGCCATAACACTTTAATTGCTCCATAGTGATAGCGTCACCTTCTTTTAACATTCTGCAATCTATCACTATTGCTTTTCCTATAAACTGCTCTATTGGAAACTCATCCAGAGTTTTTTTACCCTCACAAATATGCACAGGCGGATCCATATGTGTTCCGGTATGAGTATACATTTGAAGAAAAGTTTCTTTAAAACCATTTTTCTCATATGTATTTACAGAGATAAGCTTCGGTGTATCTGTACCGGGATAGACAGGCATATTTTCATTTATTGTATGTGTTAAATCTATTACTCTCATTCATACACCTATTTTATCTCCACTTGACAGCTTCTCAATGTTTCGATTGCAGCATTATGCTTTTCAACACTTACTCCTGCACAGCAATTTGAATCAACTGAAATTTTTACCTCCGGCAGAAATGCTTTAATTAAAAGAGCATTTGATACAACACATATATCGGTGCAAAGTCCTACCAACTCTATTTCTATATCCTCTGCTTTTGATAGTTCAAGCATCTTATTTGCCAGATCCACACTTCCAAAACTCGGTTTTTTAAAGATATTCTCCGATTTAATTATCTTTGCTATATCCGGATGTAACTCCCACCCTACAGTATTTTCTATGCAATGGGGTATCGGAAGATTTTTACCCTCCTGAGAATTTAGATAACTTTCCTTGTGAGTATCCATAGTTGCAAATGTATCTTCTTTTGGGTACTTTAATATTTTTTCTATTACTCCTTCTACAATAGACTCCGCCTCCTTTGTTCCAAGGCTTCCGTCAATAAAGTCGTTTTGCATATCTATAACAATCAATACTCTTCTCATATAACCTCCTGACAGTATAAATATTATTCACAATCCTTTTCGATTATATCACAATATATATCTAAAAATAATATTAATTTATATGTAATACCAATCCTCACATATCTATTTTTTAATTCTAATTTTCACATGCTTATTTAAAAAGTCTTTATACTATTCTTTGCATTTTTCCATTTAATTATACAGCTCGCAAGATATTGATAAAATGTTGATAAATTGTTAAGATTTTGGTATAATTGGCATCAGTGATACTTCACAATTTTTATTTTTTGGAGGAACTAAAAGTGAAAACATTTCTGACAATTCTTATTGTCATACTGGTTATATTACTTGTCGCTTTGGTTGCATTATACTTCTTCGGAAGAAAGATGGAGAGCAGACAGGTAGAATCTCAAGCTGCTATGGAAGCTGCTAAACAAACGGTTTCAATGCTTATTATAGATAAAAAGAAACTGAAGATAAAAGAGTCTGGTTTACCAAAGATAGTGTATGAACAAACTCCTTGGTATCTAAAATGGACTAAAGTACCTATTGTTAAGGCAAAGGTCGGACCCAAAATAATGACACTTATGGCAGATGAAAAAGTATTTTCCATATTGCCGCTAAAGACTGAAGTAAAAGCTGTAGTAAGCGGTATCTATATCTCAGATATAAAGAGTGTAAAAGGTGGTAAAATAATTAAGCCTGAGACAAAGAAAAAAGGCTTCTTTGCAAAACTTTTTAAAAAATAATAAAAATGTGGGGCTGTCGGGAAATACTGAATTTTAATCCCTACAGAACGAAATAGAAATATCCTGACAAATACAAGGCGTTTTGGCTTTGCGACTTTGTCAGGATATTTTACTTTTCTATAATACTGGCTATTTTGGGGCATAAAACCCCCTTGGCTGAAATTTTGCTTTTGCATTTTTTACTATGCTGTTTTCTCCTGTAGTTTTCCTTCAAATTTCTTTAGTTTGGCATAGAGAAAACGATGATATTTATTTATATTTCTTCCTATTGCAAAAAGCATAAATTCTTTATAAACCTTATCTGAAGTACGATAGTTAAAGCGTCGGAAATCTTCATTCTCTTTAATATCTCCAAAATGACCTTCTGTTTGAATAGAGCGTATCTGTCGTTTCAGAATACCTTTTTCACTCTGTATGTTAGCATGTGACTTCTCTCGGAGCTCTTCCCATACTTCATTGATCTTCATTACTTTATTCTTATCAATATCTTTATCAGGATTATATTTGTATAAGCATTTAGACTTATGTTCACATCCACTACAGTCTGAACATCCATATACTTCATATGTTTGTGTATAACCATTCTGTTCTTTCTTTTCTGTGTTGATATGTCTCAGTTCACGGTCGTCATGACAGATATAGACTTGCTCATCATCAAATACTGTTGTCTTCATGTTGTAGTATTTACCTATATCTTTACTGTATGCTCTTGTTTTTCGTTTTTCATGATCCTGTAGTTTTATATAACTATCTATCTTATTTTCTTTTAGATATAAGAGATTTTTCTCACTACAATAGCCGCTATCTGCCGTAACTTCTTCAAGCACTTCTCCAAATGCTTTCTTATGCTTTTCAAGGACAGGAATCAGTGTGTTATAGTCTGTACGATCATTACTTACATAACTATGTACAATAAAATAATTCTCTACTGCTATCTGTACATTGTATGCAGGCTTTAGCTGCCCATTCAGCATATGATCTTCCTTCATTCGCATAAAAGTTGCTTCCAAATCAGTTTTGGAATAGCTGTTTCTATCTTTTCCCATAATTTCAAAGCATTCTTTATAGCTCATTAATCGCTGTCCACAATGCTCAAGTTCTTCATATAGTTGTTGAAGTTTTGGCTTTCTCTTACCCTTTCCGTTAACAAATACAATACCTTCTCCGTCAGCAATAGCCATAAGGTTTTTCTGTAGCTTAAGCATTTCAAGAGGCGAGCAGTTATCAATCTCTATAATACGGTTATTAGATAGCTTTTTATGTTTCGTAATCTTTCTTTTTCTATTCTTTTCAATAACATCTCTAACTTTATCAATTCCGTCAATTACAAACATTTGTGCATTTCCAAGCTCGTACTTCTCCCCAAAACCATTATCTTGTAAAAAAGAATTATAGTCTGAATAAAGCTTATCGATAGAATCCAGAAGACCTGCTAGGTGATAATTAATGCTTCCACGCCATACAAAAGTATAACGATTAGCATTAGCTTCTATTTTTGTTACATCAATAAACAATTCTTTTAATGTAACAAATCCTTCTTTTTGTAATCGTCTCATAAACTGATAGTTTAAGTCATCCAAAATATCTGAAGTAAGTTTCTTACTTTTAAATTCATAAAAAGCATCTCTTTTAGGCTTCCTCCCTTGAGTAAGCCAGATAAAAGCAATATCTCTTTCACATAAATCCACAATACGATCAATAGAGCGTATTCCACGCATATTTGCATAAGTAATAACTGCATACATCATGATCGGGTTGTACCCTGTTCTTCCCTTGTCCGAACAATTGGCTAATAGTCCGGAAAAATCTAAATCCTCCATAACTTTTTTTAGGGTATAGACTGGATCGTCATCGGGTAAACTCAATTCATAGAAGCTAAAGTTGATTTTCTGTTGACCTATTTCAAAAAAGTCGTTATAATAATTAACTGTAAGCATAGTTACATTATAACATGTAACGGAGAAAGATGGTTATCGTTAGCCATCTTTTTTTATGTAAAAACTTAGGGTGGTGTGACTCATTTTGAGCCACACCACCCTTTCTTATGACTATCATTTCCCGACAGCCCCATATTTTTATTTTGTACTCATATAAATTATTTAAGTTCCACATTATATACTCTTAATAAATCTGTCAAATGCTTCCTGACCTTCTCTCGTCCTCTTATACACTCCGGCACATTCCAAAACCTTTACAAATACCTTACTTATTTCATCCTGTACAATAGTATGAATATTTTCGGCATTGATATCATAATCGCCAATCCAGCTATCTACCCAGTCAGCATGTTTTGAAAGTTCTTCATCACTTCTGATATCCTTCTTATCAAGAATATACTCTTCCAAAACTGCCATTTCCTTTTTTAGTCTGGCAGGAAGCACCGCAAGTCCCATTACTTCTATAAGACCTATATTCTCCTTCTTAATATGATGAAGATCTGCACTGGGATGATACACTCCCCAAGGACTATCCTCAGTTGTGATATTATTTCTAAGGACTAAATCTATTTCATAAAGATCATCCCTCATTCTTGCAATCGGTGTAATAGTATTATGTGGAATACCCTCAGTCTCAGCAAAGATAAATGCATCCTCATCACTATATCCTCTCCAAGCTGACAAAATATGATCAGAAGCCTCCACTATTCTATCTATATCCTTACCCTGAAGTCTGATAACTGACATGGGCCATTTTACAATGCCTGCACTAAGATCCTCATATCCCGGCAGTACAAAGTTTCTGTCATAAGGAGCCTTTGCCATAGCAAATACATAACCACCTCCCTGAAAATGATCATGGCTTAAAATAGAACCACCTACTATAGGGAGATCCGCATTGGAACCTGCTGTATAATGAGGGAAAAGCTTTACAAACTCCAAAAGCTTTTTAAATACAGCCCTATCAATTCTCATAGGCTTATGCTCTTTATTGAAGATAATACAATGCTCATTGTAGTAGACATATGGTGAATACTGTAGGAAATAATCTTCTCCATCTAAAGAAATTGGAATAACTCTAAGGTTCTGTCTTGCCGGATGTGAAAAATGTCCTGCATATCCCTCATTTTCCATACAGAGAAGGCAGCTTGGATATCCAAAGCTTTTAGCCTTTCCGGCCTTTGCTATATCTCTTGGATCCTTTTCAGGTTTAGAAAGATTTATAGTAATATCTATAGGACCATACTCTGTTTGTGTTACCCATTTTTCATCCTTTGCTATTCTGTCTGTACGGATATAATTGACTCTTTTACTAAAATTATAGTAGTAGTCTGTAGCAAGCTTACTGCTTATATTGTATATCTCTTTAAATATTCTTCTCACAGTAGATGGCATAGTTGTGAGTAATCCCATGATCTTTGTATCAAAGAGATCTGTAGTTGTTACCGTATCATCCTCAATAATACCATTTTCATAGGCAAACCTGCACATATCAGCCAGTATATCTGCCAAAATTCTTTCTTCCTCTATCTCTTCCTCTTTGAACTCCATTTGCCCGAACAATTCAAG is a window from the Lachnoanaerobaculum umeaense genome containing:
- a CDS encoding cyclase family protein, whose translation is MRVIDLTHTINENMPVYPGTDTPKLISVNTYEKNGFKETFLQMYTHTGTHMDPPVHICEGKKTLDEFPIEQFIGKAIVIDCRMLKEGDAITMEQLKCYGDKIERVDFLLFNLGWDKKWGSDEYFGDYPCIDDEVMEYILKGKYKGIGFDVIGLDPIADENLTRHKKLFENSDIINIENLTNLEQCVNDLFWFSCFPLKIEKCDGSPIRAVAWFE
- a CDS encoding cysteine hydrolase family protein — its product is MRRVLIVIDMQNDFIDGSLGTKEAESIVEGVIEKILKYPKEDTFATMDTHKESYLNSQEGKNLPIPHCIENTVGWELHPDIAKIIKSENIFKKPSFGSVDLANKMLELSKAEDIEIELVGLCTDICVVSNALLIKAFLPEVKISVDSNCCAGVSVEKHNAAIETLRSCQVEIK
- a CDS encoding IS1182 family transposase, whose protein sequence is MLTVNYYNDFFEIGQQKINFSFYELSLPDDDPVYTLKKVMEDLDFSGLLANCSDKGRTGYNPIMMYAVITYANMRGIRSIDRIVDLCERDIAFIWLTQGRKPKRDAFYEFKSKKLTSDILDDLNYQFMRRLQKEGFVTLKELFIDVTKIEANANRYTFVWRGSINYHLAGLLDSIDKLYSDYNSFLQDNGFGEKYELGNAQMFVIDGIDKVRDVIEKNRKRKITKHKKLSNNRIIEIDNCSPLEMLKLQKNLMAIADGEGIVFVNGKGKRKPKLQQLYEELEHCGQRLMSYKECFEIMGKDRNSYSKTDLEATFMRMKEDHMLNGQLKPAYNVQIAVENYFIVHSYVSNDRTDYNTLIPVLEKHKKAFGEVLEEVTADSGYCSEKNLLYLKENKIDSYIKLQDHEKRKTRAYSKDIGKYYNMKTTVFDDEQVYICHDDRELRHINTEKKEQNGYTQTYEVYGCSDCSGCEHKSKCLYKYNPDKDIDKNKVMKINEVWEELREKSHANIQSEKGILKRQIRSIQTEGHFGDIKENEDFRRFNYRTSDKVYKEFMLFAIGRNINKYHRFLYAKLKKFEGKLQEKTA
- a CDS encoding UDP-glucose--hexose-1-phosphate uridylyltransferase, coding for MINKLINELMAYGIREHLVDEDDRVYVTNSLLELFGQMEFKEEEIEEERILADILADMCRFAYENGIIEDDTVTTTDLFDTKIMGLLTTMPSTVRRIFKEIYNISSKLATDYYYNFSKRVNYIRTDRIAKDEKWVTQTEYGPIDITINLSKPEKDPRDIAKAGKAKSFGYPSCLLCMENEGYAGHFSHPARQNLRVIPISLDGEDYFLQYSPYVYYNEHCIIFNKEHKPMRIDRAVFKKLLEFVKLFPHYTAGSNADLPIVGGSILSHDHFQGGGYVFAMAKAPYDRNFVLPGYEDLSAGIVKWPMSVIRLQGKDIDRIVEASDHILSAWRGYSDEDAFIFAETEGIPHNTITPIARMRDDLYEIDLVLRNNITTEDSPWGVYHPSADLHHIKKENIGLIEVMGLAVLPARLKKEMAVLEEYILDKKDIRSDEELSKHADWVDSWIGDYDINAENIHTIVQDEISKVFVKVLECAGVYKRTREGQEAFDRFIKSI